A stretch of Arachis hypogaea cultivar Tifrunner chromosome 15, arahy.Tifrunner.gnm2.J5K5, whole genome shotgun sequence DNA encodes these proteins:
- the LOC112750899 gene encoding glutamine synthetase nodule isozyme gives MSLLSDLINLNLSESGTKKIIAEYIWIGGSGMDIRSKARTISGPVSDPSKLPKWNYDGSSTGQAPGEDSEVILYPQAIFKDPFRRGENILVICDAYTPAGEPIPTNKRHNAAKIFSHPDVASEEPWYGIEQEYTLLQKDINWPLGWPIGGYPGPQGPYYCGIGADKAYGRDIVDAHYKACIYAGINISGINGEVMPGQWEFQVGPSVGISAGDEVWAARYILERITEIAGVVVSFDPKPIQGDWNGAGAHTNYSTKSMRNDGGYEVIKKAIEKLKLKHKDHIAAYGEGNERRLTGKHETADIHTFSWGVANRGASVRVGRDTEKNGKGYFEDRRPASNMDPYVVTSLIADTTILWKP, from the exons ATGTCTTTGCTCTCAGATCTCATCAACCTCAACCTCTCCGAATCCGGCACCAAGAAGATCATTGCTGAATACATATG GATTGGTGGATCTGGCATGGACATCAGAAGCAAAGCAAGG ACAATCTCTGGTCCAGTGAGTGATCCTTCAAAGCTTCCAAAATGGAACTATGATGGTTCTAGCACTGGTCAAGCCCCTGGTGAAGATAGTGAAGTCATCCTATA CCCACAAGCCATCTTCAAGGACCCATTTAGGAGGGGAGAGAATATTCTT gttATTTGTGATGCATACACCCCAGCTGGAGAGCCGATTCCCACCAACAAGAGACACAATGCTGCCAAGATCTTCAGTCACCCTGATGTAGCCTCTGAGGAACCATG GTATGGTATTGAGCAAGAGTATACTTTGTTACAGAAAGACATTAACTGGCCACTTGGGTGGCCAATTGGTGGCTACCCTGGACCACAG GGGCCATACTACTGTGGCATTGGTGCCGATAAAGCCTATGGTCGTGACATTGTTGATGCACATTACAAGGCTTGTATCTATGCTGGCATCAACATTAGTGGCATCAATGGAGAAGTTATGCCTGGCCAG TGGGAATTCCAAGTTGGTCCTTCTGTTGGTATCTCTGCTGGTGATGAGGTTTGGGCTGCTCGCTACATACTTGAG AGGATCACGGAAATTGCTGGAGTGGTTGTTTCATTTGATCCCAAGCCAATCCAG GGAGACTGGAATGGTGCGGGTGCTCACACTAACTACAG CACAAAGTCGATGAGAAATGATGGAGGGTATGAAGTAATAAAGAAGGCGATTGAGAAGCTTAAATTGAAGCACAAAGATCACATTGCTGCCTATGGAGAAGGCAATGAGAGACGCCTCACTGGAAAACATGAAACTGCAGACATCCACACCTTCTCTTGG GGAGTGGCAAACCGTGGAGCATCAGTAAGAGTTGGAAGAGACACAGAGAAGAATGGAAAAGGTTACTTTGAGGACAGAAGGCCAGCTTCTAACATGGACCCTTATGTCGTAACTTCCTTGATTGCGGACACCACCATCCTCTGGAAGCCATGA